A portion of the Clostridium gelidum genome contains these proteins:
- the lepB gene encoding signal peptidase I gives MTEDKKIKKKSTIKEWIIDIAVVAVVALLIWKFVGYGVWIKSGSMIPTLEVKDRLIVTRVHNAGNLKEGDIVLFKNDEFKGDILIKRLIGLPGDKIEIKNGVVFRNGEQLKEDYVKNNERYDGTFQVPQGKYFFLGDNRANSDDSRHWKKGPYVDESDIEGKARIKYYPIKDFEILK, from the coding sequence ATGACAGAAGATAAAAAGATTAAAAAGAAGTCAACAATAAAAGAATGGATAATAGATATAGCAGTTGTTGCTGTTGTAGCACTTTTAATTTGGAAGTTTGTGGGTTATGGGGTTTGGATTAAAAGTGGATCTATGATTCCAACCTTAGAAGTTAAAGATAGATTGATTGTAACAAGAGTACATAATGCTGGTAATTTAAAGGAAGGGGATATTGTACTATTTAAAAATGATGAATTTAAAGGTGATATTTTAATAAAAAGATTAATTGGACTTCCCGGAGATAAAATAGAAATTAAAAATGGAGTTGTCTTTAGAAATGGAGAACAGCTTAAAGAGGATTATGTGAAAAATAATGAAAGATATGATGGTACATTTCAAGTACCACAAGGAAAATACTTCTTTTTAGGAGATAATAGAGCAAATTCTGATGATTCAAGACATTGGAAAAAAGGTCCTTATGTTGATGAATCTGATATAGAAGGCAAGGCTAGAATAAAATATTATCCAATAAAAGATTTTGAAATATTAAAGTAA